TATATGTCTATGTATCTTGCAACACTGCATAAAGGTACAACTGCTATCGTAAATAATCCACAATGTTATGTAGATCGTTATGATAAGATAAATGTAGAAAAGCTATACAATAAGATTTTTCCTGAATATACACGAGATGAAATCAAGAAAAAGTTTGCTGTCAGATTATCTATTACAAGTTTGTTTAGAATTCAAAAACATGTTCCAAAAATTTATTATATACAGAACAGATTATGTCACAATGATATGGACAGACATTATAATCCATTCTGTAGTTTCCTTGATAAATATAATATCAACAGTTCTAATATTACGTTCATACTTTATAACAATAAAGAAGGTGGACATAATCCAATATCAAAAGAAGCAACCATATCAATTACTAATCAAGTATTGGCTAACGAATTCACATTATCTCAATTTTAAAAAAAGCGACATGAACATCACCAAATGTTCATGTCGCTTTTTCGTTAGCCAAACTATTTTTAATAGGAAAGCCTCGCTAACGAGATTGTTTTTACTTTCTATCTCGTTAGGTTTTCTAACGGGATTGTTTCTCAGAACTATCTCGTTAGCGCCTCGTTTTCTCACTTTTTGTAGTAAATCTGGGATTTTGTGTGCTCCATTTATCCGCTAACGAGATTGTTTTTACTTTCTATCTCGTTAGATTTTCTAACAGGATTGTTTCTCAGAACTATCTCGTTAGCGCCTCGTTTTCTCACTTTTTGTAGTAAATCCGGGATTTTGTGTGCTCCATTTACCCGCTAACGTGATTGTTTTTACTTTCTATCTCGTTAGGTTTTTTAACGGGATTGTTTCTTAGAACTATCTCGTTAGCCATAATTCTCTCTTCAAACCTATTAATATCAATTTCATCAAAATAAATAAAGCACTTTCATTAACTTTTGTGTTAACCTATACGAGTAGTTCTAAAAATCGATAAAACTTTTACAGTAAAGGATCACATTATGAAATTTACAAAAGAAGAATGGCGTAACACAAATTTTAAATTAGATATGGATATTAGTCATTTAAACTTAGATGAAATTATTAGTTTAAATGATAACTTAACAAATTCTGAAATTCACGAAATATACTTACCGCTTATTAACTTTTTAACAACTAAAGTTAAATTCCATAAAGAATACTCTAAAAATATTAATAATCAACTACTCAATAAAAATAACACCCCACCGTTTATTATAGGTATTTCAGGTGGCGTTTCTGTCGGTAAGAGTACTGTTTCAAGACTCCTCTTACAATTACTACAGGAATACAACGCTCAATGGAAAGTTGATTTAATCACTACTGATGGTTATATCATGCCAAAGCAGGAGCTCATTGATAAAGATTTATTATCTAAAAAAGGCTTCCCAGAAAGTTATGATACTAAAACACTTCTCCATCATTTAAAACAAATTAAAAACAATGAACCTAATATACAAACTTACACATACTCACACATTACATATGATAGACTCAAAGATCAGTTCCACAACATCGACAGTCCGGATATTCTTATCATAGAAGGTGTGAATATATTCCAAGTAAGCCCGCACGAAGAAGAATTAGTAAGTGACTACATCGACTATAAAATTTATTTAGATTCAACAATAGAAAATATGAAAAAATGGTATCTTAACCGCTTCTTACTTTTACAAGAAGAAGCCTTCCAGAAGCCTGACTCACACTTCTACAAATATCGTGATATTCCTAAAGAAGAAGCCATCACTATCGCCAAAGACCTCTGGGATAATATCAATGAAGTAAACTTAATTAAGAACATCCTGCCTACTAAAAACAGAGCTGATTTGGTCCTTTATAAAAATCACAACCATGTTATAGAGCAGCTGAAATTTAATAAATTTTAAATATAATTATTTGAGGTGATTTGTTGAAAATCTATCCTTCTCAATCAATATATGAATATTGGATTAATAACTATTTTAGGGACTTCGATTTATTCTTTGTTAATGAAATATTATTTGTAGATAAAACTGTTAGTATTATTTCTAAAAATATATTCAAGACGTCCGAGGCATTTAATATAAACATAAATAACCTTTATGAATTTTGGAATTTAGACGAATATCATTATGTAATACAATCACCACCAGGGTGGTTAGAAAATCAAAATAATGAAGTTCAAACATATATATTAAAAGAACAACGCAGAACCAATAATCCACTATACAAGAACGATAAACTGATTACCTTAAATGCTTGGCAAACGTTAAGTAGAGAGCAAAAAATACAATTCTTTAAAGAACGTATTGATGAATATCAAGACAACATTACTTCTCAACACAATAAAGCAACACTACCGGATTACTTACAATCTGTTATCAATGAGTTCCCCTATCATCAAGGAGCCAACTGTCTCTCACTAGTTATTTTTTCATTAACAAGAGATAAAGATATGTTGAATCAATGGATTAAAGGTGAGTCATTTTTAAATACTATTATGGGTTTAGGCTATACTGAATCCCCTGGACCAAGTCGTAAAGGAGATATTATATTCTTCACACATAATGATTCGATAGTACATGCTACTTATCAAATTGATACTCATTTATTTATAAACAAAAATGGACAAACCATCTTCAACCCTTATAAATTAATAACTCATAAGGAACTTGAAAATAGTTGGGGATCATTTAAAAAACATATTTATCGTCAAACCTAAAACCCTCTTTAGCCTTGTGCTAAAGAGGGTTTTAGTAGTCTGGTAGTCTAAATAATCACACGTCTATGTTTATTTCCTGCACATATACAGCAAGCACTATCTATTACTTCACCTTAACTTTCAAATACGTATTCGCATTCTTTTGAAATTCATAATCTACTTCTATTTCTTCTGTAGTACATCCGCGTTCGTTTAAATATGCGATTACTTTATCTAATGCTTTATATCGTTTCCCTTCCATATCTACAAGTGGGAATATCCGTAACTCTTCTTTAGTTACTCTTAACATTTCTTCTATTGTTTCTATATGGAAGTCATAGTCAAATGTATCTGAATATAAAAATAAAAAGTGTGCTGATAATAATATATCAAATCTATCATCTTCATATGGCAATTTCGGTAATTCTACCGCTTCATATTTGTCTGGTTCTCTCCATATCTGCTACACATGTATTTAATGCTTCTAAACGGTATTGTTTTAAGTTTTCTATATCTTTAAAGTAATTCCACTGATAATTCGATGCTGCGTTTTTCATTTTTTCAACCATGTGCGTCACATCGTCTTTTCCTTTTTCATACAATGCTTCTTGTTCAAAGTAATATGCGATATCACATGCTTCTACTTCTATTCCTTTTTGTTTCGCTGTTGCAGCAAATGAACATGCACCGGCTGGACAATCTAAAATTTTCTTATTCT
The Mammaliicoccus sp. Dog046 genome window above contains:
- a CDS encoding glycosyl transferase, whose protein sequence is METLNYENINKKTIWKYNHEVVKIIKDDLDIYIKLNLKPDNDKLVVCSNGAVNLSKSKPPVFMRSKWHEEFNANCIYIDDRTIHHKNLRLGWGVGTKERHFLKDYSEIIQSIANQLSIESNNTVYLGSSAGGYMSMYLATLHKGTTAIVNNPQCYVDRYDKINVEKLYNKIFPEYTRDEIKKKFAVRLSITSLFRIQKHVPKIYYIQNRLCHNDMDRHYNPFCSFLDKYNINSSNITFILYNNKEGGHNPISKEATISITNQVLANEFTLSQF
- the coaA gene encoding type I pantothenate kinase, whose product is MKFTKEEWRNTNFKLDMDISHLNLDEIISLNDNLTNSEIHEIYLPLINFLTTKVKFHKEYSKNINNQLLNKNNTPPFIIGISGGVSVGKSTVSRLLLQLLQEYNAQWKVDLITTDGYIMPKQELIDKDLLSKKGFPESYDTKTLLHHLKQIKNNEPNIQTYTYSHITYDRLKDQFHNIDSPDILIIEGVNIFQVSPHEEELVSDYIDYKIYLDSTIENMKKWYLNRFLLLQEEAFQKPDSHFYKYRDIPKEEAITIAKDLWDNINEVNLIKNILPTKNRADLVLYKNHNHVIEQLKFNKF